A genomic segment from Streptomyces sp. NBC_01233 encodes:
- a CDS encoding acyl-CoA carboxylase subunit beta, whose amino-acid sequence MSHPSEPIDMHTTAGKIADLQRRIDEATHAGSARAVEKQHAKGKLTARERVALLLDEGSFVELDEFARHRSTSFGLEKTRPYGDGVVTGYGTVDGRPVAVFSQDFTVFGGALGETYGQKIMKVMDFALKTGCPLVGINDSGGARIQEGVSALGMYGEIFRRNVHASGVIPQISLIVGPCAGGAVYSPAITDFTVMVDQTSHMFITGPDVIKTVTGEDVGFEELGGARTHNSTSGVAHHMAGDEKDAIEYVKSLLAYLPSNNLSEPPAFPEEADTEVSDVDRELDVLIPDSANQPYDMHTVIEHVLDDAEFLETQALFAPNILTGFGRVEGHPVGIVANQPMQFAGCLDIDASEKAARFVRTCDAFNIPVLTFVDVPGFLPGTDQEYNGIIRRGAKLIYAYAEATVPLITVITRKAFGGAYDVMGSKHLGADLNLAWPTAQIAVMGAQGAVNILHRRTIAEADNVEETRARLIAEYEDALLNPYTAAERGYIDAVTMPSETRAHVVKGLRQLRTKRESLPPKKHGNIPL is encoded by the coding sequence ATGTCACATCCGTCAGAGCCGATCGACATGCACACCACCGCGGGCAAGATCGCGGATCTGCAGCGCCGCATCGACGAAGCCACCCACGCCGGATCCGCGCGTGCCGTGGAGAAGCAGCACGCCAAGGGCAAGCTGACGGCGCGTGAGCGGGTGGCCCTGCTGCTGGACGAAGGGTCCTTCGTCGAGCTGGACGAGTTCGCCCGGCACCGCTCCACCAGCTTCGGGCTGGAGAAGACCCGCCCCTACGGCGACGGCGTCGTCACCGGCTACGGCACGGTCGACGGCCGCCCGGTGGCCGTGTTCTCGCAGGACTTCACCGTCTTCGGCGGTGCCCTCGGCGAGACCTACGGCCAGAAGATCATGAAGGTCATGGACTTCGCGCTGAAGACGGGCTGCCCGCTCGTCGGCATCAACGACTCCGGCGGCGCCCGCATCCAGGAGGGCGTCAGCGCGCTCGGCATGTACGGCGAGATCTTCCGCCGGAACGTGCACGCCTCCGGCGTGATCCCGCAGATCAGCCTGATCGTCGGGCCCTGCGCGGGCGGCGCCGTGTACTCCCCCGCCATCACCGACTTCACGGTCATGGTCGACCAGACCTCGCACATGTTCATCACCGGCCCGGACGTCATCAAGACGGTCACCGGCGAGGACGTCGGCTTCGAGGAGCTGGGCGGGGCGCGCACCCACAACAGCACGTCCGGCGTCGCCCACCACATGGCGGGCGACGAGAAGGACGCCATCGAGTACGTGAAGTCGCTCCTCGCGTACCTGCCGTCGAACAACCTCTCCGAGCCGCCCGCCTTCCCGGAGGAGGCGGACACCGAGGTCTCCGACGTCGACCGCGAGCTCGACGTGCTGATCCCGGACAGCGCGAACCAGCCGTACGACATGCACACCGTGATCGAGCACGTGCTGGACGACGCGGAGTTCCTGGAGACGCAGGCGCTCTTCGCGCCGAACATCCTCACCGGCTTCGGCCGCGTCGAGGGCCACCCGGTGGGCATCGTCGCCAACCAGCCGATGCAGTTCGCCGGCTGCCTGGACATCGACGCCTCCGAGAAGGCGGCGCGGTTCGTCCGGACCTGCGACGCCTTCAACATCCCGGTGCTGACCTTCGTGGACGTCCCGGGCTTCCTGCCGGGCACCGACCAGGAGTACAACGGAATCATCCGGCGCGGCGCGAAGCTGATCTACGCGTACGCCGAGGCCACCGTCCCCCTGATCACCGTCATCACCCGCAAGGCCTTCGGCGGCGCGTACGACGTGATGGGCTCCAAGCACCTCGGCGCGGACCTGAACCTGGCCTGGCCGACCGCGCAGATCGCCGTCATGGGCGCGCAGGGCGCGGTGAACATCCTGCACCGCCGGACCATCGCGGAGGCGGATAATGTGGAGGAGACCCGGGCACGGCTCATCGCCGAGTACGAGGACGCGCTGCTCAACCCGTACACGGCCGCCGAGCGCGGTTACATCGACGCGGTGACCATGCCGTCCGAGACCCGGGCGCACGTGGTGAAGGGGCTGCGGCAGCTGCGCACCAAGCGGGAGTCCCTGCCGCCGAAGAAGCACGGCAACATCCCCCTCTAG
- a CDS encoding biotin--[acetyl-CoA-carboxylase] ligase, translating into MTPSDASAGASAGRWSSLERPPLNAEGLRRALITGGGLWTSLDVVAATGSTNTDLAARAAELPEGAVLVAEEQSAGRGRLDRSWVAPARSGLFFSVLFKPGDAVPQERWGWLTLLAGVATATGLSRAAGVDTALKWPNDLLVSVEGEERKTGGILAERVTDGVVVGIGINVSLTEEELPVPAAGSLVLAKATVTDRDPLLRAVLRSLEEWYGNWRAAGGDPAASGLQETYAAGCATLGRHVRVELPGGRTLTGTAEAVDTDGRLVIRTAEGQHEAVGAGDVVHLRSVH; encoded by the coding sequence ATGACGCCATCAGATGCATCAGCAGGAGCTTCCGCCGGTCGTTGGTCGAGTCTGGAGCGGCCGCCCCTGAACGCCGAGGGGCTGCGGCGGGCCCTCATCACCGGGGGAGGGCTGTGGACCTCCCTCGACGTGGTCGCCGCCACCGGTTCCACCAACACCGACCTCGCCGCCCGGGCGGCCGAGCTGCCCGAGGGGGCCGTGCTCGTCGCCGAGGAGCAGAGCGCCGGGCGCGGGCGGCTCGACCGGAGCTGGGTCGCGCCGGCCCGGTCCGGGCTGTTCTTCTCCGTCCTGTTCAAGCCGGGCGACGCGGTGCCGCAGGAGCGGTGGGGGTGGCTGACCCTGCTGGCCGGGGTGGCCACCGCGACCGGGCTGTCCCGCGCGGCGGGCGTGGACACCGCCCTCAAATGGCCCAACGACCTGCTGGTCAGCGTGGAGGGCGAGGAGCGCAAGACCGGCGGGATCCTCGCCGAGCGGGTCACGGACGGCGTGGTCGTCGGGATCGGGATCAACGTCAGCCTCACCGAGGAAGAGCTGCCCGTACCGGCCGCGGGCTCGCTGGTGCTGGCCAAGGCCACCGTGACCGACCGGGACCCGCTCCTGAGGGCCGTACTGCGGTCCCTGGAGGAGTGGTACGGGAACTGGCGCGCGGCGGGCGGCGACCCCGCCGCCAGCGGCCTCCAGGAGACCTACGCGGCGGGCTGCGCCACCCTCGGCCGCCACGTCCGCGTGGAGCTCCCGGGCGGCCGCACTCTCACCGGAACGGCCGAAGCGGTGGACACCGATGGCCGCCTGGTGATCCGTACGGCCGAGGGACAGCACGAGGCGGTGGGGGCGGGGGACGTCGTCCACCTGCGCTCCGTGCACTGA
- a CDS encoding nucleoside triphosphate pyrophosphatase, with translation MAGMTATPPPANPRKLVLASASPARLNLLRQAGLAPHVIVSGFDEDTLNHDEPAALALALAEAKAAVVAGLDEAAGALVIGCDSVLELDGEALGKPADAEEATTRWKSMRGRAGVLRTGHCVIDTADGRRVSATASTTVRFGEPTDAEVAAYVASGEPLHVAGAFTLDGLSAPFIDGIDGDHGNVIGLSLPLLRSLLGELDVSITDLWA, from the coding sequence ATGGCGGGCATGACTGCCACGCCCCCGCCCGCGAACCCGCGCAAGCTCGTCCTCGCCTCCGCCTCCCCCGCCCGGCTGAACCTGCTGCGCCAGGCCGGGCTCGCCCCGCACGTGATCGTCAGCGGTTTCGACGAGGACACCCTGAACCACGACGAGCCCGCCGCGCTGGCCCTGGCGCTGGCCGAGGCGAAGGCGGCGGTCGTGGCGGGCCTGGACGAGGCCGCGGGCGCCCTGGTGATCGGCTGCGACTCCGTGCTGGAGCTGGACGGCGAGGCGCTGGGCAAGCCCGCCGACGCCGAGGAGGCCACCACGCGCTGGAAGTCGATGCGCGGACGGGCGGGCGTACTGCGCACCGGGCACTGCGTGATCGACACGGCGGACGGCCGTCGGGTCTCGGCCACGGCGTCCACGACGGTCCGGTTCGGCGAGCCGACGGACGCCGAGGTCGCGGCGTACGTGGCGAGCGGCGAGCCGCTGCACGTGGCGGGGGCTTTCACCCTGGACGGGCTGTCGGCGCCGTTCATCGACGGCATCGACGGGGATCACGGCAACGTGATCGGCCTGTCGCTGCCGCTGCTGCGCTCCCTGCTGGGCGAACTGGACGTGTCCATCACGGACCTGTGGGCTTGA
- a CDS encoding gamma-glutamylcyclotransferase, which yields MSLYAAYAGNLDPRLMTRRAPHSPLRGTGWINDWRLTFGGEQMGWEGALATIVEAPRHQVFVALYDIAPLDEDSMDRWEGVGLDIYRRMRIRVHTLDGEEAAWCYVLNGYEGGLPSARYLGELADAAESAGAPHDYVMELRKRPC from the coding sequence ATGTCGCTCTACGCCGCGTACGCCGGCAACCTCGACCCGCGGCTGATGACGCGCCGCGCTCCCCATTCGCCGCTGCGCGGAACGGGCTGGATCAACGATTGGCGGCTGACCTTCGGCGGCGAGCAGATGGGCTGGGAGGGTGCCCTCGCCACGATCGTCGAGGCCCCGCGCCACCAGGTCTTCGTCGCCCTGTACGACATCGCGCCGCTGGACGAGGACTCGATGGACCGCTGGGAGGGCGTCGGGCTCGACATCTACCGCCGCATGCGGATCCGGGTGCACACCCTGGACGGCGAAGAGGCCGCCTGGTGCTACGTGCTCAACGGCTACGAGGGCGGTCTGCCCTCGGCGCGCTACCTGGGCGAGCTCGCCGACGCCGCCGAGTCCGCGGGCGCCCCGCACGACTACGTGATGGAACTCCGCAAGCGCCCCTGCTGA
- a CDS encoding DeoR/GlpR family DNA-binding transcription regulator, producing MFAAERRQLILEMVRANGAVSLRELARVVQTSEVTVRRDVRALEAEGLLDRRHGGAVLPGGFTRESGFPQKSHLATAEKTAIADVAASLVEEGEAVVVGAGTTTQELARRLARVPGLTVVTNSLLVAQALAHANRVEVVMTGGTLRGSNYALVGSGAEQSLQGLRVSRAFLSGSGLTAERGLSTSNMLSASVDRALVQAAAEVVVLADHTKLGTDTMFQTVPTDVMTRLVTDEPPPHDDRAATELQALADQGVQITVAGGAASGGGDGVIGRRPRRDSPLPVQRRGGPTAQLRSAPGGMLEQQAERARVADMRRR from the coding sequence GTGTTCGCTGCAGAACGTCGCCAATTGATCCTCGAAATGGTGCGGGCCAACGGAGCGGTATCGCTCCGGGAGCTCGCCCGCGTCGTCCAGACCTCCGAAGTGACCGTACGGCGGGACGTGCGGGCACTGGAGGCAGAAGGACTCCTCGACCGCCGACACGGCGGTGCGGTCTTGCCGGGCGGTTTCACGCGGGAGTCCGGCTTTCCGCAAAAGTCCCATCTCGCGACGGCGGAGAAGACCGCCATCGCCGATGTCGCGGCCTCCCTCGTGGAAGAGGGCGAGGCCGTCGTCGTCGGCGCGGGCACCACGACGCAGGAGCTGGCCCGCCGGCTCGCCCGCGTGCCCGGACTGACCGTCGTCACCAACTCGCTGCTCGTCGCCCAGGCGCTGGCCCATGCCAACCGGGTGGAGGTGGTGATGACCGGCGGCACCCTGCGCGGGTCCAACTACGCCCTCGTGGGCAGCGGGGCCGAACAGTCCCTCCAGGGGCTCCGGGTCTCCCGCGCCTTCCTCTCGGGCAGTGGCCTGACGGCGGAGCGCGGCCTGTCCACGTCCAACATGCTCAGCGCGAGCGTGGACCGGGCGCTGGTGCAGGCGGCGGCGGAGGTGGTCGTCCTCGCGGACCACACGAAGCTCGGCACGGACACCATGTTCCAGACGGTGCCGACGGACGTGATGACCCGCCTGGTCACGGACGAGCCCCCGCCGCACGACGACCGGGCGGCGACCGAGCTCCAGGCCCTGGCGGACCAGGGCGTCCAGATCACGGTGGCCGGCGGCGCTGCCTCCGGCGGCGGGGACGGGGTGATCGGGCGGCGGCCGCGGCGCGACTCGCCGTTGCCGGTGCAGAGGCGCGGCGGGCCGACCGCGCAGCTGCGCAGTGCGCCCGGCGGGATGCTGGAGCAGCAGGCCGAGCGGGCGCGGGTCGCGGACATGCGGCGCCGATAG
- a CDS encoding NAD(P)H-quinone dehydrogenase produces MTRIVIIGGGPGGYEAALVGAQLGAEVTVVDCDGLGGASVLTDCVPSKTLIATAEVMTTFDSSYEELGIVVADDTPHIEQAARVVGVDLGKVNRRVKRLALAQSHDITASVTRAGARVVRGRGKLGGPQGIDGTRDVIVTAADGSETILTADAVLIATGGTPREIPDAMPDGERILNWTQVYDLDELPEELIVVGSGVTGAEFAGAYQALGSRVTLVSSRDRVLPGEDPDAAAVLEDVFRRRGMNVVGRSRAESAKRVGDRVEVTLSDGRVLTGTHCLMAVGAIPNTKNMNLEESGVRLKDSGHIWTDKVSRTSAPGVYAAGDVTGVFALASVAAMQGRIAMYHFLGDAVAPLNLKTVSSNVFTDPEIATVGYTQADVDAGKIDARVVKLPLLRNPRAKMQGIRDGFVKMFCRPGTGIVVGGVVVSPRASELIHPISIAVDNNLTVEQIANAFTVYPSLSGSIAEVARQLHTRKAAGEA; encoded by the coding sequence GTGACCCGGATCGTGATCATCGGCGGCGGACCCGGCGGGTATGAGGCTGCGCTGGTAGGGGCCCAGCTCGGCGCGGAGGTGACCGTCGTGGACTGCGACGGCCTGGGCGGGGCCTCGGTCCTGACCGACTGCGTACCCTCCAAGACTCTGATCGCGACCGCCGAGGTGATGACCACCTTCGATTCGTCGTACGAGGAGCTCGGCATCGTCGTCGCGGACGACACCCCGCACATCGAGCAGGCCGCGCGCGTCGTCGGCGTGGACCTCGGCAAGGTGAACCGGCGCGTCAAGCGCCTCGCGCTCGCCCAGTCGCACGACATCACCGCCTCCGTCACCCGGGCCGGCGCCCGCGTGGTGCGCGGCCGCGGCAAGCTCGGCGGGCCGCAGGGCATCGACGGCACCCGGGACGTCATCGTCACCGCGGCCGACGGCTCGGAGACGATCCTGACGGCGGACGCCGTGCTGATCGCCACCGGCGGCACCCCGCGCGAGATCCCGGACGCCATGCCCGACGGCGAGCGGATCCTGAACTGGACCCAGGTCTACGACCTCGACGAGCTCCCGGAGGAGCTCATCGTGGTCGGCTCCGGTGTGACCGGCGCCGAGTTCGCCGGCGCCTACCAGGCCCTCGGCTCCCGGGTGACCCTCGTGTCCTCCCGCGACCGCGTGCTGCCCGGCGAGGACCCGGACGCCGCCGCCGTCCTGGAGGACGTCTTCCGGCGCCGCGGCATGAACGTGGTCGGCCGCTCCCGCGCCGAGTCCGCCAAGCGGGTGGGCGACCGGGTCGAGGTCACCCTCTCCGACGGCCGCGTCCTGACCGGTACGCACTGCCTGATGGCGGTCGGCGCGATCCCCAACACCAAGAACATGAACCTGGAGGAGTCCGGGGTCCGGCTCAAGGACTCGGGGCACATCTGGACCGACAAGGTGTCGCGCACCTCCGCGCCCGGCGTGTACGCGGCCGGTGACGTCACGGGCGTCTTCGCGCTCGCGTCGGTCGCGGCGATGCAGGGCCGCATCGCGATGTACCACTTCCTCGGTGACGCGGTGGCCCCGCTGAACCTCAAGACGGTGTCCTCGAACGTCTTCACCGACCCGGAGATCGCCACCGTCGGTTACACCCAGGCCGACGTGGACGCCGGCAAGATCGACGCCCGTGTCGTGAAGCTTCCCCTGCTGCGCAACCCGCGCGCCAAGATGCAGGGCATCAGGGACGGCTTCGTGAAGATGTTCTGCCGCCCCGGCACCGGCATCGTGGTCGGCGGCGTGGTCGTCTCCCCGCGCGCGAGCGAGCTCATCCACCCGATCTCGATCGCCGTCGACAACAATCTGACGGTCGAGCAGATCGCAAACGCGTTCACCGTGTACCCCTCGCTGTCGGGGTCGATCGCCGAGGTGGCGCGCCAGCTGCACACGCGGAAGGCCGCCGGGGAGGCGTAG
- a CDS encoding adenylate/guanylate cyclase domain-containing protein, with product MTVDDSTSSASAGAGGSASGPVTPIGRDQHTPHHEVDHTAQPTADPLAIRLEQLILGAERRYTPFQAARSAGVSMELASRFWRAMGFADIGQAKALTEADVLALRRLAGLVEAGLLSEPMAVQVARSTGQTTARLAEWQIDSFLEGLTEPPEPGMTRTEVTYPLVELLLPELEEFLVYVWRRQLAAATGRVVQVADDDEMVDRRLAVGFADLVGFTRLTRRLEEEELGELVESFETTAADLVAAHGGRLIKTLGDEVLYCADDAATAAEIALRLIETMELDAQMPELRVGIAFGTVTTRMGDVFGTTVNLASRLTSIAPKDAVLVDGAMAEELSRTGAAPVSEKEAEASPDEGAAYRFALQPMWQRPVRGLGVVEPWSLTRRKPKNPA from the coding sequence TTGACCGTCGACGACTCTACGTCCAGCGCGTCCGCCGGTGCCGGCGGCTCCGCGTCCGGCCCGGTCACCCCGATCGGCCGTGACCAGCACACCCCGCACCACGAGGTCGACCACACGGCCCAGCCGACGGCGGACCCCCTCGCCATCCGGCTGGAGCAGCTGATCCTCGGGGCCGAGCGCCGGTACACGCCGTTCCAGGCCGCCCGGAGCGCCGGCGTGTCCATGGAGCTCGCCTCCCGTTTCTGGCGTGCCATGGGCTTCGCCGACATCGGTCAGGCCAAGGCGCTGACCGAGGCCGACGTACTGGCCCTGCGCCGGCTCGCCGGTCTGGTGGAGGCCGGGCTGCTCTCCGAGCCGATGGCGGTGCAGGTGGCCCGGTCCACCGGGCAGACCACGGCACGGCTGGCGGAGTGGCAGATCGACTCCTTCCTGGAAGGGCTGACGGAGCCGCCGGAGCCGGGGATGACCCGTACGGAGGTCACGTACCCCCTGGTGGAGCTGCTCCTGCCCGAGCTGGAGGAATTCCTCGTCTACGTGTGGCGGCGGCAGCTGGCGGCCGCCACCGGGCGCGTGGTGCAGGTCGCGGACGACGACGAGATGGTCGACCGGCGGCTCGCCGTGGGCTTCGCCGACCTGGTGGGCTTCACCCGCCTCACGCGGCGGCTGGAGGAGGAGGAGCTCGGCGAACTGGTCGAGTCCTTCGAGACGACCGCGGCGGACCTGGTGGCCGCGCACGGCGGCCGGCTGATCAAGACGCTCGGCGACGAGGTGCTGTACTGCGCCGACGACGCGGCGACGGCGGCGGAGATCGCACTGCGGCTGATCGAGACGATGGAGCTCGACGCGCAGATGCCCGAGCTGCGGGTCGGGATCGCCTTCGGCACGGTGACGACCCGGATGGGCGACGTCTTCGGGACCACGGTGAACCTGGCCAGCCGGCTGACCTCCATAGCGCCCAAGGACGCGGTGCTGGTGGACGGGGCGATGGCCGAGGAGCTCTCCCGGACCGGGGCCGCGCCGGTGTCGGAGAAGGAGGCGGAGGCCTCGCCCGACGAGGGGGCGGCCTACCGGTTCGCCCTCCAGCCGATGTGGCAGCGGCCGGTGCGCGGGCTCGGTGTGGTGGAGCCCTGGTCGCTGACCCGCCGCAAGCCCAAGAACCCCGCCTGA
- a CDS encoding purine-nucleoside phosphorylase has translation MNASVTDPFAAADAAAARLRELTGVDSHDVALVMGSGWAPAAEALGAPEFEFPVTELPGFPPPAVEGHGGKIRSYKIGDKHALLFLGRTHYYEGRGVAAVAHGVRTAVAAGCKTVVLTNGCGGLREGMKPGQPVLISDHLNLTATSPIVGANFVDLTNLYSPKLRAMCKEIDPSLEEGVYVQFPGPHYETPAEINMIRVMGADLVGMSTVLEAIAAREAGADVLGISLVTNLAAGLSGEPLNHEEVLQAGRDSAARMGTLLTQVLARI, from the coding sequence GTGAACGCATCTGTTACCGACCCCTTCGCCGCCGCCGACGCCGCAGCCGCCCGCCTGCGCGAGCTGACCGGCGTCGATTCCCACGATGTCGCGCTCGTCATGGGCTCCGGCTGGGCCCCCGCCGCGGAGGCGCTCGGCGCCCCCGAATTCGAGTTCCCCGTCACCGAGCTGCCCGGATTCCCGCCGCCCGCCGTCGAAGGCCACGGCGGCAAGATCCGCTCGTACAAGATCGGCGACAAGCACGCGCTGCTCTTCCTCGGCCGGACCCACTACTACGAGGGCCGCGGCGTCGCCGCCGTCGCCCACGGCGTGCGCACCGCCGTCGCCGCCGGCTGCAAGACCGTGGTCCTCACCAACGGCTGCGGCGGTCTGCGCGAGGGCATGAAGCCCGGCCAGCCCGTGCTGATCAGCGACCACCTCAACCTGACGGCCACCTCGCCGATCGTCGGCGCGAACTTCGTGGACCTGACGAACCTGTACTCGCCGAAGCTGCGCGCGATGTGCAAGGAGATCGACCCGAGCCTGGAAGAGGGCGTCTACGTCCAGTTCCCCGGCCCGCACTACGAGACCCCGGCCGAGATCAACATGATCCGCGTCATGGGCGCCGACCTGGTCGGCATGTCCACCGTGCTGGAGGCCATCGCCGCCCGTGAGGCCGGCGCCGACGTCCTGGGCATCTCCCTCGTCACCAACCTTGCGGCGGGCCTCTCCGGCGAGCCGCTGAACCACGAAGAGGTCCTCCAGGCCGGCCGCGACTCGGCCGCCCGCATGGGCACGCTGCTGACGCAGGTCCTCGCCCGCATCTGA
- the mmpB gene encoding morphogenic membrane protein MmpB, with amino-acid sequence MLWSDPKNEPPKDMRDAQAMIRRLGVVLALAMLVVVYVLGVGHF; translated from the coding sequence ATGCTCTGGTCCGACCCGAAGAACGAGCCGCCCAAGGACATGCGCGACGCGCAGGCGATGATCCGGCGGCTGGGCGTGGTGCTCGCCCTCGCCATGCTCGTCGTCGTCTACGTCCTCGGCGTGGGCCACTTCTAG
- a CDS encoding acetyl/propionyl/methylcrotonyl-CoA carboxylase subunit alpha, giving the protein MRKVLIANRGEIAVRVARACRDAGIASVAVYADPDRDALHVRAADEAFALGGDTPAASYLDISKVLQAAADSGADAIHPGYGFLSENADFAQAVIDAGLTWIGPPPQAIRDLGDKVAARHIAQRAGAPLVAGTPDPVSGADEVVAFAKEHGLPIAIKAAFGGGGRGLKVARNLEEVPELYDSAVREAVAAFGRGECFVERYLDKPRHVETQCLADSHGNVVVVSTRDCSLQRRHQKLVEEAPAPFLTDAQNAELYAASKAILKEAGYVGAGTVEFLVSADGLISFLEVNTRLQVEHPVTEEVAGIDLVREMFRIADGEALGYGDPVLRGHSIEFRINGEDPGRGFLPAPGTVTKFNAPTGPGVRLDAGVESGSVIGPAWDSLLAKLIVTGATREQALQRAARALAEFEVEGMATAIPFHRAVVADPAFAPTDGSPFTVFTRWIETEFVNEIPAFTAPAAEDTEDEPGRETVVVEVGGKRLEVSLPSSLGMTLARTAAAGGAKPKRRAAKKSGPAASGDTLASPMQGTIVKVAVEEGQQVTEGELIVVLEAMKMEQPLNAHRSGTVVGLTAEVGASVTSGATICEIKD; this is encoded by the coding sequence GTGCGCAAGGTGCTCATCGCCAACCGTGGCGAAATCGCTGTCCGCGTTGCTCGGGCCTGCCGGGACGCCGGGATCGCGAGCGTAGCCGTCTACGCCGATCCGGACCGGGACGCTCTGCACGTCCGCGCGGCCGACGAAGCTTTCGCGTTGGGCGGTGACACCCCGGCCGCCAGCTACCTGGACATCTCCAAGGTCCTCCAGGCCGCAGCCGACTCCGGTGCGGACGCCATCCATCCCGGATACGGCTTCCTCTCCGAGAACGCCGACTTCGCCCAGGCCGTGATCGACGCCGGCCTGACCTGGATCGGTCCGCCGCCGCAGGCCATCCGCGACCTCGGCGACAAGGTGGCCGCCCGTCACATCGCCCAGCGCGCCGGTGCCCCGCTGGTCGCCGGCACGCCGGACCCGGTCTCCGGGGCCGACGAGGTCGTCGCCTTCGCCAAGGAGCACGGCCTGCCGATCGCCATCAAGGCCGCCTTCGGCGGTGGCGGTCGCGGTCTCAAGGTCGCCCGCAATCTCGAAGAGGTGCCGGAGCTCTACGACTCCGCCGTCCGCGAGGCCGTCGCCGCCTTCGGCCGCGGCGAGTGCTTCGTCGAGCGCTACCTCGACAAGCCGCGCCACGTCGAGACCCAGTGCCTGGCCGACTCCCACGGCAACGTGGTCGTCGTCTCGACCCGTGACTGCTCCCTGCAGCGCCGCCACCAGAAGCTGGTGGAGGAGGCCCCGGCGCCGTTCCTGACCGACGCTCAGAACGCGGAGCTGTACGCCGCCTCCAAGGCCATCCTGAAGGAAGCCGGCTACGTCGGCGCCGGCACCGTCGAGTTCCTCGTCTCCGCCGACGGCCTGATCTCCTTCCTGGAGGTCAACACCCGCCTGCAGGTCGAGCACCCGGTCACCGAAGAGGTCGCCGGCATCGACCTGGTCCGCGAGATGTTCCGCATCGCCGACGGCGAGGCGCTCGGCTACGGCGACCCGGTCCTGCGCGGTCACTCCATCGAGTTCCGCATCAACGGCGAGGACCCGGGCCGCGGCTTCCTCCCGGCCCCGGGCACGGTCACCAAGTTCAACGCCCCCACCGGCCCCGGTGTCCGCCTGGACGCGGGCGTCGAGTCCGGCTCCGTGATCGGCCCGGCCTGGGACTCGCTCCTGGCCAAGCTCATCGTCACCGGCGCCACCCGCGAGCAGGCCCTCCAGCGCGCGGCGCGCGCCCTGGCCGAGTTCGAGGTCGAGGGCATGGCCACCGCCATCCCCTTCCACCGAGCGGTCGTCGCCGACCCGGCGTTCGCCCCCACGGACGGCAGCCCCTTCACCGTCTTCACCCGCTGGATCGAGACCGAGTTCGTCAACGAGATCCCGGCGTTCACGGCTCCGGCCGCGGAGGACACCGAGGACGAGCCGGGCCGCGAGACGGTGGTCGTCGAGGTCGGCGGCAAGCGCCTCGAGGTCTCGCTGCCGTCGTCCCTGGGCATGACCCTGGCCCGCACGGCCGCCGCGGGCGGCGCCAAGCCGAAGCGCCGCGCGGCCAAGAAGTCCGGCCCGGCCGCCTCCGGCGACACCCTCGCCTCCCCGATGCAGGGCACGATCGTCAAGGTCGCGGTCGAGGAGGGCCAGCAGGTCACCGAGGGCGAGCTGATCGTCGTACTGGAGGCCATGAAGATGGAGCAGCCGCTCAACGCGCACCGCTCCGGCACCGTCGTCGGCCTCACGGCCGAGGTCGGCGCCTCGGTCACCTCGGGCGCGACGATCTGCGAGATCAAGGACTGA
- a CDS encoding acyl-CoA carboxylase epsilon subunit, whose amino-acid sequence MVIKVVKGNPTPEELAAALAVVQARAAVLASAPSLAPPVADEWSTPARVARRRLPQPGPRAWGRTYWPG is encoded by the coding sequence GTGGTGATCAAGGTCGTCAAGGGCAATCCGACCCCGGAGGAGCTGGCCGCCGCACTGGCGGTGGTCCAAGCGCGCGCGGCGGTGCTGGCCTCGGCACCGTCGCTCGCCCCGCCGGTCGCGGACGAGTGGTCGACGCCGGCCCGGGTGGCACGGCGGCGGCTGCCGCAGCCGGGGCCGCGCGCGTGGGGCCGTACGTACTGGCCGGGTTAG